Sequence from the Christiangramia fulva genome:
TGATCTAATTCCTGAAGAATAGCCGCTTCTTCCATTTTCAGACTGATATTTATCATTTTAATATTTTATAAAGTACTGGCTTGCATGGTGCCGCGTCATTTTCGAAGGATGCGGGCTGAAGATTCAGAAAATAATCGCCGTCTTCTATTTTGTTTGGAACATAGATCAGTTCCGTAATCGTGGCATCAAAACGGGTATTTTTGGGATAGTTCCAAAAAGCCTTATGAGCCAGTAATTTTCCCTCATCATTTTCCTTATCTACTGATGGCTGATCGATGAGCAGATGTTTGATTCCGTTTTCGCGAATGAAAACCGCGGCCTCTTCTTCAAGATAAGGCCAGTTGGAATGCGAGTGGATCTTTGAGATCTTCCCGATATAATTCGGAAGGCATCTTATTACCAGGGCCTGCGCGTCTATATTTTTAATTTTTTCAATAGATTTTTTTGTGATCACCAGATCGCTACCCTTTTTCTGAGGTTCTACGGAAATTAAAACAGCCTTAAAAAAGAAAGTTTTCAGTAGTTGCTGAAGATTTTCATTTTCAGGAGTGATATGCCCAACACATTCAGTATGCGTGGCATGCGCGTGCGGATTAAACCAGATATTATTAAAATTCACCGAAGCCCCCTCAGTGACTTTTCCCACGAATTTGCCATCTCTAACCGGCTTGATCTCCGGATGTTTTAAATACCAGGCCTGCGGATTCTTATCATCGCCGCGCAGGCTGATGGAAATATCCAGCGGTTTGGAAAAATCTATCCGGTAAGTTTCGCCATTGTGGCTAATACTGGCTAACATGCTCGATTGATTGGTTACACAAAGGTAATTGATAATTGAGAATGGATAATGGATAATTGAAAATGAAGTATTCTAGTCGATATAGAATAAATCGGCAGCGATCCCGTCGCTAAGGAATTTCCCTTTTTTGGTGATGTGGAAATGCGAGTCTTTCTTTTCGAGCAGGCCATCCCGTAAAAATCTTTCGGTTTCCTTTAAAAAATATTCGGCATATTTTTTTCCGAAAAGTTCTTCAATGTCTTTTGCCGAAACTCCAAATTTAGTTCGAAAACGCGTCATCACGAATTCGTTATACCTGTCGGTTACTGATAGTTCCTCGGTTGTCAAAGGCAGTTCGCTTTTTTCCAGTGCTTTTATGTAAAGTGTATTGTTACTCACATTCCATTTGCGTTGTTTTCCGTCAAAAGAGTGAGCCGAAGGTCCAATTCCTAAATAGGCTTTGCCCATCCAGTAAGCCATATTGTTCCTTGAATGAAAGCCCGGTTTGCCAAAATTTGAAAATTCATAATGCTCAAATCCGGAAGAAGTGAGTGTTTCTACCAGGATATCAAATTGCTCACGATAAGTCTCATCGCTAACAGGCGTTACTTTGCCCTTTTCGATGAATTTTTCAAGTGCTGTTTTAGGTTCGACGGTTAGCGCGTAACTTGAAATATGCGGAATTTCGAGGTCTAAGGCAATCTGCAGATTTTTCTTCCAGTTTTTATTGGTCAGTCCGGGGATACCGTAAATAAGATCGATGGATATATTATCGAAATACTTTTTAGCCAGCTGCAGGGATTTCAATGCTTCTTCGGCATTATGAGCACGGTTCATCAGTTGCAGGTCGGCTTCAAAAAAAGACTGCACGCCAATGCTGAGCCTGTTCACTGGAGATTGGGCCAGCATTTTTAAAACTTCTTCCGATAGGTCATCGGGATTGGCTTCCAGGGTGATTTCAGCATTTTCTAAAACTTCAAAACTGTCAGAAATCGTTCGGAATATTTTTTCAAGTTCCTCAGAATTTAGCAGGGAAGGGGTGCCGCCCCCAAAATAGATAGTTTCTATATTCGATTTTAATTCATCTTTTCTTAATTCCAATTCCCGACATAGCATTTCCACAAGCTGCGGCTTTTTCTTCACCGAAGTGGAAAAATGAAAATCACAGTAATGGCAGGCCTGCTTGCAAAAAGGAATGTGTAAATATATTCCAGACATTAACAATTAACAATTAACAGTTATCAATTATCAGTTTTTCTGATTCGTGTGGACTTCAGTATTGAATATAATATTTTAGATAGCTCGTCGGCGAGTTGATATAATGAGGAAAAATTCTTCTCTCTTAAATAATTGGAATCATGAAGGAGTTTGAGCCAATATTTTGTCTCCAGGCTTTCTTTATAAGCAATTGAGATTTTAGCAGAAAAATCGGCATTTGAGATCGCACCATTGGCTTCCGCAACATTAGCGCCTATCGAAGTGCCACAACGCAAGAGTTGTTTTGATAAAATATATTCCTTTTGCTCGGTCAGTTCCTTGCAAGCAGAAATAATTTTTAACGCATATTGGTAAGATTTATCTGCCAACACATTCCTTTTATCCGCACCTTCTTCCATGTCGTTAATTGATAATTGGTTATTGATAACTGTTAATTGATTTTTTTAGGGTTTTGCTTCACAAAAGCTTCCCAGCCCGTATAACTTTTCCCTATTTCCGGCCGGCCAGAATTATAAAAATGACAAACCGCGGCAGCAAGTCCATCGGTGGCGTCCAGGTTTTTGGGAAGGGTTTTTAATTTAAGCAGACTCTGAAGCATTTTGGCCACCTGCTCCTTGCTGGCGTTTCCGTTGCCGGTAATGGCCATTTTGATCTTTTTCGGAAGATATTCGGTAATCGGCACCTGACGGGAAAGTCCGGCTGCCATGGCTACGCCCTGAGCCCGGCCAAGTTTCAGCATTGACTGCACGTTTTTTCCGAAAAAAGGTGCTTCAATAGCGATCTCATCGGGATGATAATTATCGATAAGCTCCACGGTTCTTTCAAAGATCATTTTCAGTTTGAGATAATGATCGTCGTACTTTTTCAGCTGAAGTTCATTCATCTGGATAAAAGTCATTGTATTTTTTTCAACTTTGATGAGTCCGAAACCCATGATCGTGGTTCCGGGATCGATGCCAAGAATGATCTTTTCGCCTTTCAAAACTGCCTTATCTGAAGAATTGCTCACTAAAAATACCTAATTTGGGACTTTCACAAAGCTAAACATTTTAATGCTCATACTCCTGCTTCTCACCGGCGGACTTTATTCTTCGCTGATCCTGGCTTTTATCATAGGTTTTGAAAAATTGAAAGCGCCTCAAAGCATCGGAGAAGAAAATTCCATCCGGTTTTCGGTGATTGTACCTTTTAGAAATGAAGCCGAAAATTTGCCTTGTTTACTTGAATCTTTCAGTTTGCTGAATTACCCGATAGGGAAGTTTGAAATTCTTTTGATCGACGATGATTCTGAAGACGGTTCTGTGGAAATAGGTGAGAAATTCAAAAGGGATTTCCCTGATTTCAGGATGAGAATTCTGAAAAACAAAAGGCAATCCAAGTCGCCAAAAAAGGACGCGATAAGAACCGGAATCGAAAATTCATCTTTTGAATATATCATCACTACAGATGCCGATTGCCGGGTTCCCGAAAACTGGCTGAAATATTTCGAAGCACAAATAAAAGCCAATGCACCTTCCATGATCGCCGGTCCCGTTGCTTTTTCTGAAAACCTGCGAAAGAAACTTTTCCAGCGTTTTGAAGAAATTGATTTTTTCAGCCTGCAGGGAAGTTCAATGGGTGCGTTTGGGATTGGGAAGCCTTTTATGTGCAATGGTGCCAATCTGTGTTATGAAAAATCGGCTTTTGAAAAAGTTGGTGGCTTTCAGAATAACATTGAGATCACCAGTGGAGATGATGTATTTCTGCTTCAGAATTTC
This genomic interval carries:
- the hemW gene encoding radical SAM family heme chaperone HemW, whose translation is MSGIYLHIPFCKQACHYCDFHFSTSVKKKPQLVEMLCRELELRKDELKSNIETIYFGGGTPSLLNSEELEKIFRTISDSFEVLENAEITLEANPDDLSEEVLKMLAQSPVNRLSIGVQSFFEADLQLMNRAHNAEEALKSLQLAKKYFDNISIDLIYGIPGLTNKNWKKNLQIALDLEIPHISSYALTVEPKTALEKFIEKGKVTPVSDETYREQFDILVETLTSSGFEHYEFSNFGKPGFHSRNNMAYWMGKAYLGIGPSAHSFDGKQRKWNVSNNTLYIKALEKSELPLTTEELSVTDRYNEFVMTRFRTKFGVSAKDIEELFGKKYAEYFLKETERFLRDGLLEKKDSHFHITKKGKFLSDGIAADLFYID
- a CDS encoding four helix bundle protein — its product is MEEGADKRNVLADKSYQYALKIISACKELTEQKEYILSKQLLRCGTSIGANVAEANGAISNADFSAKISIAYKESLETKYWLKLLHDSNYLREKNFSSLYQLADELSKILYSILKSTRIRKTDN
- a CDS encoding glycosyltransferase family 2 protein, which gives rise to MLILLLLTGGLYSSLILAFIIGFEKLKAPQSIGEENSIRFSVIVPFRNEAENLPCLLESFSLLNYPIGKFEILLIDDDSEDGSVEIGEKFKRDFPDFRMRILKNKRQSKSPKKDAIRTGIENSSFEYIITTDADCRVPENWLKYFEAQIKANAPSMIAGPVAFSENLRKKLFQRFEEIDFFSLQGSSMGAFGIGKPFMCNGANLCYEKSAFEKVGGFQNNIEITSGDDVFLLQNFKAEGLKIDFLKKYEAAVFTNYQKDPGALISQRIRWGAKTSAYKDIFAKAVGLIVMVFNSLLIISGILALFGSINYQILLFVFLIKFNLDFILIYKTAQFFQRELGMRDYFWVSFLHPFFLSFTAVLAIFSGFHWKGRKYKN
- the ruvC gene encoding crossover junction endodeoxyribonuclease RuvC, producing MKGEKIILGIDPGTTIMGFGLIKVEKNTMTFIQMNELQLKKYDDHYLKLKMIFERTVELIDNYHPDEIAIEAPFFGKNVQSMLKLGRAQGVAMAAGLSRQVPITEYLPKKIKMAITGNGNASKEQVAKMLQSLLKLKTLPKNLDATDGLAAAVCHFYNSGRPEIGKSYTGWEAFVKQNPKKIN
- a CDS encoding cyclase family protein — its product is MLASISHNGETYRIDFSKPLDISISLRGDDKNPQAWYLKHPEIKPVRDGKFVGKVTEGASVNFNNIWFNPHAHATHTECVGHITPENENLQQLLKTFFFKAVLISVEPQKKGSDLVITKKSIEKIKNIDAQALVIRCLPNYIGKISKIHSHSNWPYLEEEAAVFIRENGIKHLLIDQPSVDKENDEGKLLAHKAFWNYPKNTRFDATITELIYVPNKIEDGDYFLNLQPASFENDAAPCKPVLYKILK